The Cyclobacteriaceae bacterium genome includes a region encoding these proteins:
- a CDS encoding GIY-YIG nuclease family protein: MYAIVDIETTGGYAENHRMTEIAIYHHDGLQITDRFQTLLNPGRRIPDFITGLTGISTEMVMKAPSFEEIASEIYDWLKDRVFVAHNAHFDYSFIKKEFDDAGIQWGPRKLCTVRLGRKIIPGLDSYSLGRLSESLGIKILDRHRAGGDAEATAKIFDIYLKRDMEGVIAKALKRSSGETTLPPNLAKEEFDKLPSKAGVYYFLDARDKVIYVGKANNIKKRIAGHFSGEAREWNRSNIRNEIHRINYELTGNELIALILESQEIRKLWPKYNLAQKYKLEEWGIFEYEDQKGYLRFVVNVVTKNSKPLITFSSKSDAWSFLWEKVKAFDLCPKLSGLQIAKGPCYAHQSGGCKGACEGKISSESYNQSMQQSIDTFFGEGETVAIIGRGRESEERSLILVEKGSYLGFGFVSQDIAIDDFESAKNYIHLSKDNRVVQNLVNSYLLNPRGTEIIPF, encoded by the coding sequence GATGGATTGCAGATCACAGACCGCTTTCAAACATTACTAAATCCAGGAAGGAGAATACCTGATTTCATTACCGGACTCACGGGCATCTCTACGGAAATGGTGATGAAAGCACCTTCCTTTGAAGAAATAGCTTCCGAGATTTATGATTGGCTGAAAGACAGGGTATTCGTAGCACACAATGCCCACTTTGATTACAGCTTTATAAAAAAAGAATTTGATGATGCTGGTATTCAATGGGGACCCAGAAAACTTTGTACAGTACGACTTGGAAGAAAAATTATTCCGGGACTTGATTCTTATAGCCTTGGGAGATTATCGGAAAGTCTTGGCATAAAGATATTGGACCGTCACCGTGCAGGAGGAGATGCTGAAGCCACGGCAAAAATTTTTGACATTTACCTCAAGCGTGATATGGAAGGTGTCATTGCCAAAGCTTTAAAGCGAAGTTCAGGCGAAACGACTCTTCCACCTAATCTGGCAAAAGAAGAATTTGATAAGCTGCCCTCCAAAGCCGGAGTATATTATTTTCTTGATGCGCGTGATAAGGTGATCTATGTTGGCAAGGCAAACAATATTAAAAAGAGAATAGCCGGACATTTTAGCGGTGAAGCACGTGAATGGAACAGATCTAACATTCGTAATGAGATTCATCGCATCAATTATGAACTTACAGGGAATGAACTCATCGCGCTCATTCTTGAATCGCAGGAAATAAGAAAGCTTTGGCCGAAGTATAACCTTGCTCAAAAGTATAAGCTTGAAGAGTGGGGCATCTTTGAATACGAAGATCAAAAGGGATACCTGCGCTTTGTAGTAAATGTTGTTACTAAAAACTCAAAGCCATTGATCACGTTCAGTTCGAAAAGTGATGCGTGGAGTTTTTTGTGGGAAAAAGTAAAAGCATTTGACCTTTGCCCTAAGCTTTCAGGATTACAAATAGCGAAAGGCCCGTGCTATGCACATCAGTCGGGTGGATGTAAAGGAGCCTGTGAGGGTAAGATTTCCTCAGAGTCTTACAATCAAAGTATGCAGCAGTCGATCGACACCTTTTTTGGTGAAGGAGAAACGGTGGCTATCATTGGACGGGGAAGAGAGTCGGAGGAGCGATCACTTATTTTGGTGGAGAAAGGAAGCTACCTCGGCTTTGGATTTGTCAGCCAGGATATTGCCATTGATGATTTTGAATCCGCCAAAAATTATATCCACCTGAGCAAGGATAACCGGGTCGTGCAAAACCTCGTTAATTCTTATTTATTAAACCCCCGCGGCACCGAGATTATTCCATTTTAA